GCTTGACCCTGGAACTGGTGGAGACCTCGCGGTTAAGGACTGACAGCGCTCACGTCACCGGCTTGCTGCGTTTGCGGATGATGGGGTGCAAGCTGTCGATTGGTGATTTCGGCGTGGGCGGCACCAGCCTGCAGCGCTTGCTGGAACTGCCGTTCAGTGAGCTGAAAATCCCCCCTGTGTTTGCCAGCGGGATGGCCAGTGACGATCGCAAGGCAGCAGTGGTTGCAGGAGCCATGAGCATGGCCCGGCGATTGGGCGTTGGCGTGGTGGTAACCGGGGTAGAAAGCGCCGCCGATTATCACGCGCTGAGTGAACTGGGCGTTGCGTGGCTGCAAGGCTGCTTCATTGCCCGGCCGATGGATGCCGCGGCGCTGAAACAGTGGATCGCGTTTCAGGCTAGGCCAACCCGTGTTCCTGCACATAGATAAATAACGCCGCGTCATTGCTCAGGCCCAGCTTGCGCATGGCGCTGACTTTTTGTGCGCTGACGGTCTGCTTGCTGCGATGCAAATTCGCGGCGATTTCGCCTACTGTCAAACCGCCGGCCAGCAGGCGGATCACTTCCAGTTCACGGGGTGAGAGTTGATCCTGGGAATGAACGCGCTCGACGCCCGCCTGGTTCAGTGACTGACTGATGGTCCGGGCCACATAACGCCTGTGCTGGCGCACCTGGCGGATCGCTTCAGGCAATTCGTCCGCGAGACTGGCCTTACTCAGCAGGCCCATGACGCCCAGCTCCAGGATGGCGTGAAACAACCCGGCGTTATTGAGCATGGTCACCACCACGATGGGCAGGGCCGGGTGATGCCGGCGCAGTTGTTCAATCAGGCGCAAGCCATCGGCCTGGGGCTCGGCGGGCATCATGAAGTCAGTGACCAGAATGTCACAGGCACAATGTTGCAGCAGTTCGCCAAGGGCCAGGGGTGAGTTGGCTTCACCGACGATGGTTAGCCTCTCGTCACGTTCCAGGACCGCCCGCAGACCGATGAGGAAAATCGGGTGGTCGTCGGCGAGGACGATGCGCAATGGCTTGTCAGACGTTTCTTTCAATACAGGCTCCCGGGGGTAATTCGGGGATTCTAGCCTGTTAACGGAGGGATGACCGGAAGGGCGTTTTAACAGTGTGCAAAAAAACGCCGCCTTCCCTGCCTTGGGTCAGCGGTGTTTTAGTTTCAGGAAGGCCCGGTTGAGCGTTAAGCGAATAGTTTCTGCGCCACCACTATGACGGTGCCGACAGCGGCATAAAAGCCCGTCGCGATCGCCACCGGGTACCAGAAAGTCTCGCAGGTTATCTTCATTGATTCGGCGCGGAGCTTGGTTTGCTCTGCATTCATACGGGATATCTCGGCATAAATACGGGCTACGTCGGCGTGAATCCTGTCTCCCGTAGCCTGCTGTTCGTTGTGTTCCAGCATCATGTTCATCCTTCGCAATTGGGGCCTTTTGATCTGCGCTCTTGCCTGCATGACAGCGTGACGAGCACTCACCGAGTATAGGATTCACCCTCGGCATCAGCGCCAAAACTGCGACCCATTGAGTAAGCAGTTATGTGCCGCCGTTTTTTGTTTGTCATGTTGCAAGCGCATGCTGGACGCGTCATCCCCGGCAACCCTTGAAAGACGAAAAAGCGAACTTTCCTACGACACAAATAGTCACTTAGGATAGATGCAGCCCCCGTTTACACGATTGTTTGCGAACTATTGAGTGGTGATCGAGATGGAAAGTATCAGCCTATTGCTCGGTGAAGCACTGAGCCCTTATCAGGTCACGCTGACCACCTCGGGTGTGCAGGGCGAATGCCTGGTAACCGTAAAGAATCCTGCCGGTGCCATCGTGGTCGAGCGTGAAGTCGACCAGGTGCAATTGACCGACAAGCGTGCATTGGTGGATGTGGTGGATTGTTTGCACCGCGACCTGATGATTGCCGAAGGGCGCCTGGAACCCTCGGTCATAGCAGCCCTGCGCAATGCGGCCCTGACGCGGCCGATAGCTTGCGCATGAAGATTTATTTTTGTTGGGAACCTTCCTACAGTAAGGCGAGTCAGATTTTGTAACAGCGAGATCAAGCATTGTGCTCCGGTGCTTGTGGCTCGTTGTTACTGGTCTTTTTAGGCCCTTATTAACCCCGAGTTGTCTCCCCACTGCTCGGGGTTTCTTTTTGCCTGCGTTTTGTCAGGGGGCCGGGGCATCCTGGAAAAACGTCGGGTTGTCGTTCAAGTATTGCTCGCGCATGACCGGGTCGAGCCACGAGGCGTAGGACTGTCGCAGTTGTTCCTGCGGGATCTCGTGCAACACTTGGTCGATCCGCTCAATGGCCGCGCGGCCCGCCGGGTTGTCAGTGCAAGCAATACGGGTCAGTTGATACGGCGGCGTACCCTTGATGGGGTAGAAGATCAGGTCCTGGGGGTCGATGCCCTGTTGCAGCGCCTGATAACGAACTTCTGTCCAGTAACCCAGCAGGGCTTCCAGCCGCCCTTTGCGTTGCATTTGCAGCAGGCTGCCGAGGGCGTCATTGCCGTAGTGCGGTGCCAGTTTGTGAGGGCTGGCGTGCGTCAGCGCTTGATCAATGAAGGTGCCATAGCTGCGCTCGGCGACGATACCAAGGCGCGCTTCCCGGGCATTCAAGAACGCCTCCAGGTCAAACGCGCCATTCACTACAAATGGCGCCAGCACCGCCCGTTGACTCTCGCGGATCGTCACGCCATTGCTCACCGACGCAAAGGCCTGGGCGGAAAACACAATGGTTTTCGCGCGCTCTGCCGTCCACAGCAAAGAGGGGTCGCAGGTCAGCGTGCCGGGGTCGCGGAGCATTTGCATGCCGCGCGCGCGGTTCACGTGGAGGATCTGCTGCCGGTACTCCGGCATATGCTCGGCGAGTATCGGCAGCAGTTGGTCGAGGGCTCCCTGGCCCTTTTGCGGGCCTTCGAAAATCGTCACCGGCGGCAGGTCACGCAACAGCCAGATCAAGGTGTCGTGGGCCTGGCTCGACAGTGGCCAACCGCCGAGCAGTGAGCCCAGCAGGCAGAGTCGAATGATGCAGCGCCGGGCCATCAGATCGCGCCGTTCTCACGCAGGCGAGTGATCGCAGAAGCGTCGTAGCCCAG
This genomic window from Pseudomonas sp. Bout1 contains:
- a CDS encoding response regulator transcription factor, which produces MKETSDKPLRIVLADDHPIFLIGLRAVLERDERLTIVGEANSPLALGELLQHCACDILVTDFMMPAEPQADGLRLIEQLRRHHPALPIVVVTMLNNAGLFHAILELGVMGLLSKASLADELPEAIRQVRQHRRYVARTISQSLNQAGVERVHSQDQLSPRELEVIRLLAGGLTVGEIAANLHRSKQTVSAQKVSAMRKLGLSNDAALFIYVQEHGLA
- a CDS encoding DUF3509 domain-containing protein, whose amino-acid sequence is MESISLLLGEALSPYQVTLTTSGVQGECLVTVKNPAGAIVVEREVDQVQLTDKRALVDVVDCLHRDLMIAEGRLEPSVIAALRNAALTRPIACA
- a CDS encoding TIGR02285 family protein, giving the protein MARRCIIRLCLLGSLLGGWPLSSQAHDTLIWLLRDLPPVTIFEGPQKGQGALDQLLPILAEHMPEYRQQILHVNRARGMQMLRDPGTLTCDPSLLWTAERAKTIVFSAQAFASVSNGVTIRESQRAVLAPFVVNGAFDLEAFLNAREARLGIVAERSYGTFIDQALTHASPHKLAPHYGNDALGSLLQMQRKGRLEALLGYWTEVRYQALQQGIDPQDLIFYPIKGTPPYQLTRIACTDNPAGRAAIERIDQVLHEIPQEQLRQSYASWLDPVMREQYLNDNPTFFQDAPAP